The segment AGCGTTGCGAAGCAGGCTCGACACGGATATTTTCGTGCAGATTTAAATTCGCAAAATGCGTGATTGTTTCGTTGTAATCCAAAAATTTAACGACTTCGATAAAATTTTGGTTATAAACCGAGTTTTCGTCCTTGTAAATTTTGCGCATTTGCGTGGTGTTTAAATCCGCGAAATATTTGCTGATATTTGCTAGCTCAGCGTCCAGCGCGCTATCTTTTAAATGTGGCGCAATCAAAAGCGAAAATCCGATATTATTAATCGCTAGCGGGCGGTTTTTGGCGTCTAGTATCTGCCCCCTCACAGGCGGGATATACTCGGTCGAGACGACATTGTTTTTGGCGATTTGCTCGTAAAATTCGTTTGATTTGATAGCTAGATAATACACCCTAACCAAAAGCATGGTAAAAAACGCCAAAACAAAGAAAAAGACGAATTTCAATCTCATACAAATCGCCCCTTAAAAAAGAGCAAACTAAGCAAAATATCGACCACGATATAGCTTAAATACTCGCTTCCCACACTCATAGCGTCAGCTTTTTTGATATACGAAATCGCGCCATTTACCCCCAAAATCAGCGCATAAGCAATCACCACATAAAAGCCAAGCAAAAAGTTGCGGAATTTGATATTTCGCAGGCTAAATTCGTAGATAAAAGTGTAAAAAATAATGTAAGCTAGCGCAATGCTAAATAGGTTAAATCCGTAAATTTGCTCGGCGCAAAATAGATAAAAAATCGCAAAATAGTAAGCGAAATTGTATTTTTTAAATTTGTTTTCATGCTCGAATTTCAGCACCACCAAAGTCACGAAAAAAAATCCCAAAAGCGGCGGCAGTCCCCGATACATCACGCTTAAAAGCAGATAAAACGCGACGCCAAAGCTTAGGGCAAAATCGACTATAAGGTATAAATTACCGCGACTTCGTTGCATACTGGAAACTTTTTGCAAGATATACAATCTGCCCAAATTTTTTGGGCTGGAAGCTCGTCTTTACTGATTTCTTTAAAGCCGTTTTGCTCGAAAAAATGCTTTTGATAAGTTAGCGCAAAGACATTTTTTAAGCCATAAAATTTCGCCTCGTCTAGCAGGGCTTTGACGATTTTTGAGCCGATTCCTCGCCTGCGAAATTTCGGCGAAACGACAAATGAGCGAATTTCTGCAAGATCTGCATTGAAAATTTTCAAAGACGCATATCCTGCAAGTTCGGCGTTTTGTGGTTTTTGGGCGAAATACTGCGTGTAAGAGGCGCAAATTTGGGAATTTTGGTTTGAAATTTCACTAGAATTTGCCCCTAAATTTGCACTATCAAATTTCGGCTCAGTGTTTTCTGGCTTGGCGCGCGCCTCATCGCAGACATACGCTAGCGTATATGAGCGGATATTTGTGGCGATTTCGTCGTTGCTTCTAGGCAAAATCACGCCACTTTCAACCTCGGCTTTTATCATTTCTTGCATTGCGCCTATGTCGCACAGACGCGGTTTTTCTAGCACTATCATAGTCCAAACGCCTTTTTTATGATTAATTCGCGTGCTTTGGCTATGCCAGAACCTTTCAGCGTCGAGACGAAAAGTGCGCCAGGATTGCTTTTAAGTAGCTTTGCGCGCCCAGCTTGATTTAGTTTGTCAGCTTTCGTGTAAAGGCGCAAAATTTGCTGATCGCCTCGCAAAAAGCTCTCCACATACTCGCGCAAATTTCTATCAATATCCAAATCGAATTGGCGCGAATCTATCAAATGGACAAAAAGCTTGATATTTTGGCGGTTTTTGATAAATTCGTCCAAATTTTTCTGCCAGATATAGTGCATTTTTTTCGATACTTTTGCATATCCAAAACCCGGCAAATCCACAAACATAAGCGAAAAATTCTCGCCTAAATTTGCCAAAGCTTCA is part of the Campylobacter sp. VBCF_01 NA2 genome and harbors:
- a CDS encoding GTP-binding protein; the protein is MININDAKFITSAAGIADSPEFAMSEVAFLGRSNVGKSSLINALTQRKGLAKSSSTPGKTQLVNYFEVKFGQKFSENEKFDEALANLGENFSLMFVDLPGFGYAKVSKKMHYIWQKNLDEFIKNRQNIKLFVHLIDSRQFDLDIDRNLREYVESFLRGDQQILRLYTKADKLNQAGRAKLLKSNPGALFVSTLKGSGIAKARELIIKKAFGL
- a CDS encoding GNAT family N-acetyltransferase, with the protein product MIVLEKPRLCDIGAMQEMIKAEVESGVILPRSNDEIATNIRSYTLAYVCDEARAKPENTEPKFDSANLGANSSEISNQNSQICASYTQYFAQKPQNAELAGYASLKIFNADLAEIRSFVVSPKFRRRGIGSKIVKALLDEAKFYGLKNVFALTYQKHFFEQNGFKEISKDELPAQKIWADCISCKKFPVCNEVAVIYTL